Proteins found in one Acetobacteroides hydrogenigenes genomic segment:
- a CDS encoding glycoside hydrolase family 20 protein: protein MRRSNLLLWGLMLLAGAAGAQGTSTPLASDLIPKPLSCTDKPGAFTITPSVKLHAPSQFKEAANLLAEKLRLSNAIARSSKKASIVFLEADKKDSLGNEGYQLSVAPSKITITASTLKGATNAVFTLLQLQQLQPNMASIPCTDIKDIPRFSYRGMHLDVSRNFMPVNFVKKYLDMMALYKYNTFHWHLTDGPGWRLEIKKYPLLTSKAAFRTHNRWRDWWSSPRKYADEGAPNAYGGYYTQDDAREIVAYAAKLGITVIPEIEMPGHSEEVLAVYPELSCSGVPYKNGEFCIGNPQTYTFLEDVLKEVMAIFPSTYIHVGGDEANIKPWQECPKCQALKKEKGLTNEHELQAYLIKHMEQFLKDNGRKLIGWDEIVDGGLPADATVMSWRGEAGGIKAVQQGHDVVMTPGETYLDAYQSDPTTQPEAIGGFLPLSRVYAYEPVPAALTAEQSKHVMGTQANLWSEYMPTTYQVEYMAYPRAIALAEVAWTAKDKKDYSDFQRRLQHHYRLLQSNNVNYYRPSNSVTIAALPDYERKQNQITLTSEQYKPEIRYTTDGNAPTASSQLYDKPFYTSGKTIVKAAIFKNGEMQGEAACDTTNYHLAIGKPVTFNTLWSDSYPAQKEQTLTNGVKGSLTYHDKQWLGYLKNFDVTVDMESVQPISSVAIRFMQQPGPGVYFPSYVEVQFSEDGKTFTTFKKEVNTTPTNDLLLRFKSFTFDCGNTKTRYIRFIAPNVMRGYMFIDEITVY, encoded by the coding sequence ATGAGAAGAAGCAACCTACTGCTGTGGGGGCTTATGCTACTTGCCGGAGCCGCAGGCGCTCAGGGCACCAGCACCCCACTTGCATCAGACCTGATTCCGAAGCCGCTATCGTGCACCGATAAGCCGGGCGCCTTCACCATCACCCCAAGCGTAAAGCTGCATGCCCCATCGCAATTTAAGGAGGCAGCCAACCTGCTTGCTGAGAAGCTGAGGCTGAGCAACGCCATTGCCCGAAGCAGCAAAAAGGCATCCATCGTCTTCCTAGAAGCCGATAAGAAGGACAGCCTCGGCAACGAAGGGTACCAGCTATCCGTCGCCCCAAGCAAGATCACCATTACCGCATCAACCCTAAAGGGGGCAACCAACGCCGTGTTTACCCTGCTACAACTGCAGCAGCTGCAGCCCAACATGGCCAGCATCCCCTGCACCGATATTAAGGATATCCCCCGCTTTAGCTACCGCGGCATGCACCTCGACGTGTCGCGCAACTTCATGCCGGTTAACTTCGTCAAGAAGTACCTCGACATGATGGCGCTCTACAAGTACAACACCTTCCACTGGCACCTTACCGATGGCCCCGGATGGCGGTTGGAGATCAAGAAGTATCCGCTGTTAACATCAAAAGCGGCATTCCGCACCCACAACCGCTGGAGGGATTGGTGGAGTTCTCCCCGCAAGTATGCCGACGAGGGTGCTCCTAACGCCTACGGTGGCTACTACACGCAGGACGATGCCCGCGAAATTGTGGCCTACGCCGCCAAACTGGGCATCACGGTAATCCCCGAGATTGAGATGCCCGGCCACTCCGAGGAGGTGCTTGCGGTTTACCCCGAGTTATCGTGCTCCGGAGTTCCCTACAAGAACGGCGAGTTCTGCATCGGAAACCCACAAACCTATACCTTCCTCGAAGATGTACTAAAGGAGGTTATGGCGATATTCCCATCCACCTACATCCACGTGGGGGGGGATGAGGCCAACATCAAGCCTTGGCAGGAGTGCCCCAAGTGTCAGGCGCTAAAAAAGGAGAAGGGGCTTACCAACGAGCACGAGCTGCAGGCCTACCTGATTAAGCACATGGAGCAATTTCTAAAGGATAATGGCCGTAAGCTTATCGGCTGGGACGAGATTGTAGATGGCGGTCTACCTGCCGATGCTACCGTGATGAGCTGGCGCGGCGAAGCTGGCGGCATTAAGGCCGTGCAGCAGGGGCACGATGTGGTGATGACCCCCGGCGAAACCTACCTCGACGCCTACCAGAGCGACCCCACCACACAGCCCGAGGCCATTGGCGGATTCCTTCCGCTGTCGCGCGTTTACGCCTACGAGCCTGTGCCTGCTGCGCTAACAGCCGAGCAGAGCAAGCACGTAATGGGTACCCAAGCCAACCTTTGGAGCGAGTACATGCCAACAACCTATCAGGTGGAGTACATGGCCTACCCACGAGCCATTGCGCTTGCCGAGGTAGCCTGGACGGCTAAGGATAAGAAGGATTACTCCGACTTCCAGCGCCGCCTACAGCACCACTACCGCCTGCTTCAGAGCAACAACGTTAACTACTACCGTCCATCCAACTCCGTAACAATTGCGGCCCTTCCCGACTACGAAAGGAAGCAAAACCAGATTACCCTTACCAGCGAGCAGTACAAGCCAGAGATTCGCTACACCACCGATGGGAACGCGCCAACCGCCAGCTCGCAACTCTACGATAAGCCATTCTACACATCCGGAAAAACGATTGTAAAGGCAGCCATATTCAAGAACGGGGAGATGCAGGGCGAGGCCGCCTGCGATACCACCAACTACCACTTGGCAATCGGCAAACCTGTTACCTTTAACACCCTGTGGAGCGACTCGTACCCCGCACAAAAGGAGCAAACGCTAACCAACGGCGTAAAGGGTTCGCTCACCTACCACGACAAGCAATGGCTGGGCTACCTAAAGAATTTCGATGTTACCGTAGATATGGAGAGCGTACAGCCCATCTCTAGCGTAGCCATCCGCTTTATGCAGCAGCCCGGTCCGGGAGTGTACTTCCCTTCATACGTAGAGGTGCAATTCTCGGAGGATGGCAAAACCTTTACCACCTTCAAAAAAGAGGTGAATACTACGCCTACAAACGATCTTCTGCTAAGGTTCAAATCCTTCACCTTCGATTGCGGCAACACAAAAACGCGCTACATACGCTTTATTGCACCCAATGTGATGAGGGGTTACATGTTTATTGATGAGATTACCGTGTACTAG
- a CDS encoding YfcC family protein, with product MGSKRKFTIPNNFVIVFWIIAICALLTWFLPGGEYVKATDGTVTFNQIDNVPQTYQLFTSFFKGFEKGAGIIIFILVVGGAFWVVNSNGSIDVGIYSFLNKSKGWERFWLVRKLGVNNVIMVSIMIIFSLFGAVFGMSEETIAFAVVIIPLAISMGYDSLVGLGLVYVAAHTGFAGAMLNPFTIGIAQELSGIPLFSGIEYRFICWIILNVALIIFVLRYAHRVKKNPKISPVYNEDKFWRDRFSEEKSHVEHITPKSAWWAFGLSLAGLIAFSVVYPTTSLVIGKSTLTPMPIMPLTTVLYALLCWRSLRKSVHFFILQLLGFTILYLIVGVMGYGWGIDKIAGLFFALGLLSGLAIGYKANDIVKHFMDGAKDFMSAAIIVGFAGGIIVILQDGKVVDTILHGLSSTLGSYGKIAATETIYGIITLINMIIPSGSAKAALTIPIFAPFSDIIGISRQSTVMAFQLGGGFTEMITPISGVLIGVLGVAKVPYAKWIKWVLPYIIVLIIIGALLLIPTVTMELSGFEMVPATR from the coding sequence ATGGGTTCGAAAAGAAAATTCACCATACCGAATAACTTCGTTATCGTTTTTTGGATAATTGCCATCTGCGCCCTGCTTACCTGGTTTCTGCCCGGTGGCGAGTACGTAAAGGCCACCGACGGAACGGTTACCTTTAACCAAATCGACAATGTGCCGCAAACCTACCAGCTCTTCACCTCCTTCTTTAAGGGGTTCGAGAAGGGTGCGGGCATCATCATATTTATTCTTGTTGTGGGTGGCGCCTTCTGGGTGGTTAACTCCAACGGCTCCATCGACGTGGGCATCTACTCGTTCCTGAACAAGTCGAAGGGATGGGAGCGCTTCTGGCTGGTGCGCAAGCTGGGGGTAAACAACGTCATCATGGTAAGCATCATGATCATCTTTAGCCTCTTTGGGGCGGTGTTCGGCATGAGCGAGGAGACCATAGCCTTTGCCGTGGTGATTATTCCGCTGGCTATATCGATGGGGTACGACTCGCTGGTGGGCCTAGGGCTGGTGTACGTGGCGGCTCATACCGGTTTTGCCGGGGCAATGCTCAACCCGTTCACCATCGGCATTGCTCAGGAGCTCTCGGGTATTCCTCTCTTCTCGGGCATCGAGTATAGGTTTATCTGCTGGATCATCCTTAACGTTGCCCTAATCATCTTCGTGCTTCGCTACGCCCATAGGGTGAAGAAGAACCCTAAGATCTCGCCTGTTTACAACGAAGATAAGTTTTGGCGCGACCGCTTCAGCGAGGAGAAGTCGCACGTGGAGCATATCACGCCCAAGTCGGCCTGGTGGGCCTTTGGCCTTAGCCTTGCCGGGCTTATTGCCTTCTCCGTTGTGTATCCTACCACCTCGCTGGTAATCGGCAAGTCGACCTTAACGCCGATGCCGATAATGCCGTTAACAACGGTTCTCTACGCGCTGCTGTGCTGGAGGAGCCTCCGCAAGTCGGTGCACTTCTTTATCCTGCAGCTGCTGGGCTTCACCATCCTTTACCTTATTGTTGGTGTGATGGGCTACGGCTGGGGTATCGACAAGATTGCCGGACTCTTCTTTGCGCTTGGGTTGCTGAGCGGCTTGGCCATTGGATACAAGGCAAACGATATCGTGAAGCACTTTATGGATGGCGCCAAGGACTTCATGTCGGCGGCCATCATCGTAGGGTTTGCCGGGGGTATCATCGTCATCCTTCAGGACGGAAAGGTGGTGGACACCATCCTGCACGGGCTGTCCTCGACGCTCGGGTCCTACGGCAAGATAGCCGCTACCGAAACCATCTACGGTATCATCACCCTTATCAACATGATTATCCCATCGGGTAGCGCCAAGGCGGCCCTCACCATTCCGATATTTGCCCCCTTCTCCGATATCATCGGCATATCGCGGCAATCAACGGTAATGGCGTTTCAGTTGGGTGGCGGCTTTACCGAGATGATCACCCCTATTTCGGGAGTGCTCATCGGCGTGTTGGGCGTGGCCAAGGTTCCCTACGCCAAGTGGATTAAGTGGGTGCTTCCCTACATCATCGTCCTGATTATTATAGGAGCCCTTTTGCTGATCCCAACCGTAACGATGGAGCTGAGCGGCTTCGAGATGGTTCCTGCAACACGGTAG
- a CDS encoding sensor histidine kinase produces the protein MAEWQDPQMFAVGLLIVLLFTVVLVVSMVLLTRKYIKRIIQEQEKFTQAKLEHQKSLLWNSVLVQEKERDRIASDLHDELISKLTVLTYALQTNNEKVKPVELLGDSIKIARRITHDLRPPMLEETSLDELVEDFILPLKSAYLISYHFHHQQHQALKTDVKLQLFRIVQEVVNNILKHAHASEISINLRITDAIVALVIRDNGVGFDSTEKAKGLGLKNIEFRAQLLSAKSRFKSAPSRGATFQLLLKNNV, from the coding sequence ATGGCAGAATGGCAAGATCCGCAAATGTTTGCGGTAGGACTTCTTATCGTACTGCTTTTTACCGTTGTTTTAGTTGTTAGCATGGTTTTGCTCACACGAAAATACATTAAGCGAATCATTCAAGAACAGGAGAAGTTTACGCAAGCCAAGTTGGAACATCAGAAATCGTTGCTTTGGAATAGCGTTTTAGTGCAGGAAAAGGAGCGCGACCGTATTGCTTCGGATCTTCACGACGAATTGATTTCGAAGCTAACTGTTCTGACCTATGCGCTGCAAACCAACAATGAGAAGGTTAAGCCTGTAGAGTTGCTGGGCGACTCCATTAAGATTGCCCGTAGAATTACGCACGACCTTCGTCCTCCTATGCTCGAGGAAACTTCTTTAGATGAGTTGGTGGAGGATTTTATTCTACCTCTTAAAAGCGCATATTTAATCAGCTACCATTTTCACCATCAGCAGCACCAAGCGCTTAAGACCGATGTGAAGTTGCAGCTGTTTCGGATTGTACAGGAGGTGGTTAATAACATACTGAAGCATGCCCATGCCTCCGAGATTAGCATTAATCTGCGGATTACAGATGCCATTGTTGCTCTAGTTATTCGCGATAATGGAGTTGGATTTGATAGCACTGAAAAGGCAAAGGGCCTTGGGTTAAAGAATATCGAGTTTCGGGCTCAGCTGCTAAGTGCGAAGAGCCGGTTTAAGTCGGCGCCGAGCAGAGGTGCCACTTTTCAGCTTCTGTTGAAAAATAACGTTTGA
- a CDS encoding response regulator transcription factor: MEENSSSIRIAIVDDEALIVMLLSDFFAKHEQIVVDLTATSGQQIIDAFKGAQSIPEILLLDLQMGEMNGIETAAILKQNYPDLKIIVVSSHYKKSFMGYMLKLGVNAFLPKGIAPQQLAEAIEEVHAKGFYFMSEQIEVMRNQIASSVPAPVFKTEETLSEREIAVLRLICMQYTAQEIADKLFINKRTVEGYKSSLLAKTSAKNTAGLVIYAIQKQIIDIDDCFFTLTE; the protein is encoded by the coding sequence ATGGAAGAGAATAGCTCATCAATAAGGATTGCGATTGTAGACGACGAGGCGTTGATTGTGATGCTTCTGTCTGACTTTTTTGCAAAGCACGAGCAAATTGTTGTGGACTTGACCGCTACAAGTGGACAACAAATTATTGATGCGTTTAAAGGAGCCCAAAGTATCCCAGAGATACTGCTGTTAGATCTCCAAATGGGAGAAATGAATGGGATTGAAACGGCTGCTATTCTTAAGCAGAATTATCCCGATTTAAAGATTATTGTTGTCTCTTCGCACTACAAGAAGTCGTTTATGGGCTACATGCTAAAGCTAGGGGTAAATGCCTTCCTTCCTAAAGGGATAGCACCGCAGCAGCTTGCCGAAGCCATAGAAGAGGTGCATGCTAAAGGCTTCTACTTTATGAGCGAGCAGATCGAAGTGATGCGCAATCAGATAGCATCGAGTGTGCCTGCTCCAGTATTTAAAACCGAGGAGACGCTTTCCGAGAGGGAAATTGCCGTGCTGAGGCTTATATGTATGCAGTACACCGCTCAGGAAATTGCCGATAAACTGTTCATCAATAAGCGAACCGTAGAGGGCTATAAAAGCAGCCTGCTGGCAAAAACTTCAGCAAAGAATACGGCGGGGCTGGTTATATACGCAATTCAGAAGCAAATAATCGATATAGACGACTGCTTCTTCACCCTTACAGAATAG
- the omp85 gene encoding Omp85 family outer membrane protein produces the protein MKKTLLGILLVLPVLALAGADTTANRKDEIVKKGWNLGPIPVIAFDSDLGFEYGAVLNFFNFGDGSSYPEYRHSIYTEASRYTKGSGQYRIIYDSKYVLPGIRLMADLQYLPTLAAEFYGFNGAESRFHKSWIDPDNADYRSELFYKMNKDIVRMGVDLQGKLSNPKWGWLVGTSYQRYTVGPLRRSKLSPEPSSYGEWDVLYNKYVDWGIVGSGERRGGDHLTLKGALIYDTRDNEPNPMRGIWADALIYYVSPSLAGGTSGHAKLAITLRKYVTLIPNDLSFAVRAMAQNVVAGKCPFYLLPQIVTVSPRRSFFEGLGGAYSLRGILRNRVMADGFALANAELRYKFWRMHLLRQNLYWAITAFADAGMVTQNASLDLSGVPQSEYGSYFRSTAQRPHYSFGMGGKLVMNQNFVISGDLGKAASSDNGSWGMYIGVNFLF, from the coding sequence ATGAAGAAGACTCTGTTGGGCATCCTACTTGTTTTACCAGTGCTTGCTCTTGCTGGAGCAGACACAACCGCAAATCGCAAGGATGAGATCGTGAAAAAGGGCTGGAATCTTGGACCTATACCGGTTATTGCCTTCGACTCCGATCTTGGGTTCGAGTATGGCGCGGTGCTCAACTTTTTCAACTTTGGCGATGGTAGCAGCTACCCCGAGTACCGCCATTCGATTTATACCGAGGCCTCGCGCTACACCAAGGGCTCGGGCCAGTACCGCATCATCTACGACAGCAAGTACGTGCTTCCGGGTATTCGGTTGATGGCCGATTTGCAGTACCTGCCTACGCTGGCGGCCGAGTTCTACGGCTTTAACGGAGCCGAAAGCCGCTTCCATAAATCGTGGATTGACCCTGATAATGCCGACTACCGCTCGGAGCTCTTCTACAAGATGAATAAGGATATTGTTCGAATGGGGGTCGACCTTCAGGGTAAACTCAGCAACCCCAAGTGGGGCTGGCTGGTGGGCACATCGTACCAGCGCTACACCGTGGGGCCGCTCAGGCGTAGCAAGCTGAGCCCCGAGCCCAGCAGCTACGGCGAGTGGGATGTCCTCTACAACAAGTACGTCGACTGGGGTATCGTTGGTTCTGGTGAGCGCCGTGGCGGCGATCACCTTACCCTTAAGGGAGCCCTGATCTACGATACGCGCGACAACGAGCCCAACCCTATGCGCGGCATCTGGGCCGATGCGCTTATCTACTACGTTTCTCCAAGCCTTGCTGGCGGTACAAGCGGTCACGCCAAGCTGGCGATCACCCTGCGCAAGTACGTTACGCTTATCCCCAACGACCTATCGTTTGCCGTTAGGGCAATGGCCCAAAACGTGGTGGCCGGAAAATGTCCCTTCTACCTGCTGCCCCAAATTGTCACGGTATCGCCGCGCCGCTCCTTCTTCGAGGGGCTGGGCGGGGCCTACTCGCTTAGGGGCATCCTCCGCAACCGCGTTATGGCCGATGGCTTTGCGCTGGCCAACGCCGAGCTGCGCTACAAGTTCTGGCGGATGCACCTTCTCCGTCAGAACCTCTACTGGGCCATCACCGCCTTTGCCGATGCGGGGATGGTTACCCAAAATGCTTCGCTCGATCTCTCTGGCGTACCCCAATCGGAGTACGGCAGCTACTTCCGCAGCACCGCGCAGCGCCCGCACTACAGCTTTGGCATGGGCGGTAAGCTGGTGATGAACCAGAACTTCGTCATCTCGGGCGATCTTGGAAAGGCCGCCAGCAGCGACAATGGTTCGTGGGGCATGTACATCGGGGTGAACTTCCTGTTTTAG
- a CDS encoding tRNA lysidine(34) synthetase has product MKTDEQRLVEKALKKVSAKVIQYIYQTELLSDGDHILVGLSGGKDSYLLLELMAECVRRLPYSIKVSAAHVALDNVGYRIDTGYMARLCNHLNIPFYLLKDEVDLDNEKKKGMCFVCAWMRRKMIFNLTREIGCNKLAFGHHMDDAVQTLLMNQIWHGTISAMPCSLSMLDERIHLIRPMLCLAEEDVTAYTALRDYPPSLATCPHDCNTKRQDIRNVLSQIKSMNKAAIKNLFRSMENIFPEYLPQSGKPLKKRNSENLMEKR; this is encoded by the coding sequence ATGAAAACGGACGAGCAGCGCCTTGTGGAAAAAGCGCTTAAGAAGGTTAGCGCAAAGGTTATCCAGTACATCTACCAAACGGAGCTACTATCCGATGGCGACCATATCCTGGTGGGCCTCTCGGGCGGCAAGGACTCGTACCTGCTGCTGGAGCTCATGGCCGAGTGCGTCCGCCGCCTGCCCTACTCGATAAAGGTTAGCGCAGCCCATGTGGCGCTCGACAACGTGGGCTACCGCATCGACACCGGCTACATGGCGCGGCTCTGCAACCACCTCAACATCCCATTCTACCTTCTAAAGGATGAAGTGGACCTCGACAACGAGAAGAAGAAGGGCATGTGCTTCGTTTGCGCCTGGATGCGCCGCAAGATGATCTTCAACCTTACCCGCGAGATTGGCTGCAACAAGCTCGCCTTTGGGCACCACATGGACGATGCCGTACAAACCCTGCTGATGAACCAGATATGGCACGGCACCATCAGCGCCATGCCCTGCTCGCTCTCGATGCTCGATGAGCGCATCCACCTCATCCGCCCCATGCTCTGCCTCGCCGAGGAGGACGTTACGGCCTACACCGCGCTGCGCGACTACCCGCCATCGCTGGCCACCTGCCCGCACGACTGCAACACCAAGCGCCAGGACATCCGCAACGTGCTTTCCCAAATCAAGTCGATGAATAAGGCGGCCATCAAGAACCTCTTCCGCTCGATGGAGAACATCTTCCCCGAGTACCTGCCCCAATCGGGCAAGCCGCTTAAGAAAAGGAATAGCGAAAATTTGATGGAAAAGAGATAG
- a CDS encoding carbonic anhydrase → MKELFEGVVRFNQKDFEEHEELFKQLGKEQKPHTLFIGCSDSRVVPNLITRTLPGELFVVRNIANIVPKYRESGEYLSTTSAIEYALTILGVQNVVICGHSNCGGCKAIFAEPESLAAVPHVRKWLELAACVRPVVEQMLGEGSDPEKQEWLAEQVNVVHQLNHLMTYPNVKERVARGELKVYGWHYIIETGEVFNYNFETKAFELIA, encoded by the coding sequence ATGAAGGAGCTATTCGAGGGGGTTGTACGTTTCAACCAAAAGGATTTTGAGGAGCACGAGGAGCTGTTCAAGCAGCTGGGTAAGGAGCAGAAACCGCATACGCTTTTTATTGGTTGTTCTGATTCGCGGGTAGTTCCGAACCTTATAACCCGAACGCTTCCTGGCGAGCTGTTTGTTGTTCGCAACATCGCCAACATCGTTCCCAAATACCGCGAGAGTGGTGAGTACCTATCAACAACATCGGCCATTGAGTACGCGCTTACCATTCTGGGGGTGCAGAATGTGGTGATCTGTGGCCATTCTAACTGTGGAGGATGTAAGGCGATTTTTGCTGAACCCGAATCGCTTGCTGCTGTACCCCATGTAAGGAAGTGGCTCGAGTTGGCAGCCTGCGTTCGTCCAGTTGTAGAGCAAATGCTTGGCGAAGGCTCCGATCCGGAAAAGCAGGAGTGGCTGGCCGAGCAGGTAAACGTTGTACACCAGCTAAACCACCTGATGACCTATCCCAACGTGAAAGAGCGGGTTGCGCGAGGCGAGCTTAAGGTCTACGGGTGGCACTATATCATCGAAACCGGAGAGGTCTTCAACTACAACTTCGAAACAAAGGCGTTTGAGCTTATAGCTTAG
- the ispE gene encoding 4-(cytidine 5'-diphospho)-2-C-methyl-D-erythritol kinase — MQANSKDFTRNSKRMVVFPNAKINLGLYVVEKRPDGFHNLETIFYPAPWRDALEVVPATGNETTLNITGLAVDAPTEKNLVMRAYKLLANEYKLPKLDIYLHKAIPFGAGLGGGSADAAFMLTMLNQLFELGISEDKLAEYAATLGSDCAFFVYNCPMIASGRGEILSPIKVDLSGYTIVLVKPPFGISTPEAFAGITPKKPKIPLTEAISQPIERWKDVLFNDFEPHLFRNHPQLAAIKQQLYDKGANYAAMSGSGSTIFGLFDKEIDFTVEGCTVFSAKL; from the coding sequence TTGCAAGCAAACAGCAAAGATTTCACCCGCAATTCTAAAAGAATGGTTGTATTCCCCAACGCCAAGATTAACCTTGGCCTCTACGTAGTCGAAAAACGCCCCGATGGCTTCCACAATCTTGAGACAATTTTCTATCCTGCACCTTGGAGAGATGCCCTAGAGGTTGTTCCTGCTACGGGTAACGAAACTACGCTCAATATAACCGGACTAGCCGTTGATGCTCCTACCGAAAAGAATCTGGTAATGCGCGCCTATAAGCTGCTGGCTAACGAATACAAGCTTCCGAAGCTCGACATTTACCTTCATAAGGCAATACCCTTTGGAGCCGGACTAGGAGGTGGGTCGGCTGATGCCGCCTTTATGCTGACGATGCTCAACCAACTCTTCGAACTTGGCATATCGGAAGATAAGCTGGCCGAGTACGCCGCTACGCTGGGCAGTGACTGCGCCTTCTTTGTGTACAACTGCCCGATGATTGCCAGCGGTCGTGGCGAGATTCTTTCTCCTATCAAGGTAGACTTATCAGGATACACCATCGTGCTAGTGAAGCCACCCTTTGGCATTAGCACCCCCGAGGCATTCGCGGGCATCACCCCCAAAAAGCCCAAAATACCGCTAACGGAGGCCATTAGCCAGCCTATTGAGCGCTGGAAGGATGTCCTTTTTAACGACTTTGAGCCACACCTGTTCAGGAACCATCCGCAGCTGGCAGCCATCAAGCAGCAGCTATACGACAAGGGCGCCAACTACGCAGCCATGTCGGGAAGCGGATCTACCATATTCGGATTATTCGATAAGGAAATAGACTTTACGGTGGAGGGCTGTACGGTATTTTCCGCTAAGCTATAA
- a CDS encoding NADPH-dependent F420 reductase, translated as MEIAIVGLGNLGGALARAFARVGYRVFAGVRDEKETDRAALENYHKNISIHMMEEVGAMSDTIFFCVTPPAITEVCDRVGSLENKLIVDTMNCIHSHPEGYADTFEALSAIYPQCHVVKAFNTTGYENILHPNFGGVPIDTFMAGDDEHAKHRVHRMAKDIGFSECYDFGGANTVHLLEELARIWVNLALFQGNGRNIAFKILKRCPY; from the coding sequence ATGGAAATAGCAATTGTCGGATTAGGAAATTTGGGTGGAGCACTAGCGCGTGCTTTTGCCCGTGTTGGATATCGTGTGTTCGCAGGGGTTAGGGATGAGAAGGAGACCGATAGGGCTGCTTTGGAAAACTACCACAAGAACATATCGATCCACATGATGGAGGAGGTGGGGGCAATGTCCGATACCATTTTCTTCTGCGTTACGCCCCCTGCTATTACCGAAGTTTGCGATAGAGTCGGCAGCTTGGAAAACAAGCTTATTGTCGATACCATGAACTGCATTCACTCACATCCCGAAGGCTACGCTGATACCTTTGAGGCGCTTTCGGCCATTTATCCCCAATGCCACGTGGTGAAGGCCTTTAATACCACAGGCTACGAGAATATTCTGCATCCAAACTTTGGAGGCGTTCCTATCGATACCTTTATGGCTGGCGATGATGAGCATGCAAAGCATAGGGTTCATCGGATGGCAAAAGACATAGGCTTCTCGGAATGCTACGATTTTGGAGGTGCCAATACGGTTCATCTGCTCGAGGAGTTGGCTAGGATATGGGTTAACCTAGCCCTATTTCAGGGTAATGGTAGGAATATCGCATTCAAAATACTAAAAAGATGCCCTTACTAA
- a CDS encoding protease inhibitor I42 family protein — protein MTNFFCLAALIAALTPQNGNDSKSSTPSYVVKENETFKVELLSNPSTGYAWYIAKKGGSTGVDSVGHSYHVAYVGMPSTGGKETFEFKGVSKGISTLTLYYTRPWEKDKPAQIREIVVEVK, from the coding sequence ATGACTAATTTTTTTTGCCTTGCTGCACTTATTGCAGCGCTTACACCACAAAACGGCAACGACTCTAAAAGCTCTACTCCTTCCTACGTAGTAAAGGAAAATGAAACCTTTAAAGTAGAGCTGCTTTCTAATCCATCGACGGGATATGCATGGTACATAGCAAAAAAAGGAGGTAGTACCGGAGTAGATTCCGTAGGGCATAGCTACCATGTTGCGTATGTAGGAATGCCATCTACAGGAGGAAAGGAGACCTTCGAATTTAAAGGGGTTTCTAAAGGGATTTCTACCTTAACCCTATACTACACGCGCCCTTGGGAAAAGGATAAGCCAGCACAGATTAGGGAAATTGTAGTAGAAGTAAAGTAG